The region TCTTCgtcatcctcttcctcgtcctcttcctcctcctccttctgctgctcctccaccccgttcacctctttttttccttccttttcagaTTTGGAATCCTGAAAATAAAAGGTTCAAAGTCAATCTGTATACCTGTAAGGCATTTCACCATCTGCAATGAGGGAAACCCGGGAATTCCTGTATTCCAAAGGTAGAAAGATTCAGGtgctgagagcagaagagaACAGATGTTTTCTTACccctttctcctttttctcttgtCGCCTTTTCCTCTCCAGTTCCTCCGTGTCTTCTTGTTTGTTGGCATATTTGGAGATTACCTCCTCAAGACGGGACACAGAAACCTCTCTGTTGGACCTGAGTTTTCGAAGGAGTGAGGAATCTAAGAGGGCCGGGTCACTGGCTGTGGATGGGGACAAAAACTGAGTAGTTCAGAGACAAATGCCCACATTTCAAATCAATAATCATACAAGTGAACTTGATCCAGGAGGAGTGGAATAAATGTATTAAACCTGCTATTGTACATACAGTCACATGATGTAAGTATGGACTGTTTACTAGTGGCAGTCCAGGGGCAACAAGCTTAGTTTTGGTTTTGAGGAAACTGCTCTGTGCTCCTTTGAAGAATGAATTTCATCTCTTACCAGGCTTGTAGGTGTCTGTGAGGTGGGAGCCAAAGTTGTACACCAGATCCAGGTGACGTCTGTCCTGGATGCGGGTTCCCACCTCCCTGAAAGCCTCCTTGGCCATCTGGTTCAGCTGTTTTCTGCTCAAACAAAGATTGTAACGCTCATTTGTACGTAGCATTTGCTGGAGGATGTCTTGGTAATCGGGAGGGTTCCTCTGAGCCTCCGGACTGTTGATAAACCGCTCGATCTGGTGGGAGGAAAACAGAACTCAGCCACAAGCAATAAATATGAAAGTATgagatgcacacacatacatctcTCTCCattagacagacaggcagatctTGATAAAAACACCCACCCTCTTGTTGATTTCAGGGTACCGAGTGCTGCTGTAGGCGATTCTGTGCTCGATAACTCTGCCTGTAAGTGTGCTGCAGCCTTTTAGCTCACACAACTTTTCATAAATCTTCATTAACTGAAAAGGTTGGAAGAGAAAAGAATGAGGTGAAATAACCCATGACAATCCTGACTGCTCTGCTTCCAGCCACAGTTCTATGGTTCGGACTGACCTTGCGCTTTAGCTTGTTCTCCTGGACGAAAGAAGAATCCTCCAAATCCAGATCATCCAAACTCAGCTCAGATTTCTGCAAACGGTGGATCTCATCATTGTacatcttcagcaggttctccaGGTACGCTATCTGTGAAGAGTTGTCAAAGGTGAAGAGCAACAAAGTTAGGAGTCAAATATCAATCAAATTACCTAAAACAgtgttaaacacacacctgtttccTAGAGGTTTTCTTCGTCCTTTTATCCATCTTTTGTTCCTCATTTACATCTTCACTGTTCTTCTGCAGCCCTGAAGGGGAAAGCAGCGTGTTGTCTGCCGTCACGTTCATCGTGTCACCCTCTCCTTTCAATCCTGCGTCATTGCTTTTGGGCAATGGTGAGGTAGACTGGAATGCAACCGCTGCTGCGGTGCAGGGGTCCGTCTCAACTTTGGTGACAACCTGCCTTTTCTTAGCTGCATGCTGCTTGAGTACAGTGCACAATTCATTAATGTAGACAAATGTTTTGGATCGATGTGCCTGAGCACGAGTCAAACAGTGTCCCAGTGTATTCCTAAACTCTACAGATGAGAGATATTCA is a window of Takifugu flavidus isolate HTHZ2018 chromosome 21, ASM371156v2, whole genome shotgun sequence DNA encoding:
- the daxx gene encoding death domain-associated protein 6 — encoded protein: MAVAPASLADKIIVLDGDDEDESLKGTCSVSTSSNQPQAAAEVFQPDVQHPVPSHITHSPFASNKKEAHVLQAENQRLFAEFVAHCSADTMDCPEVLAYLETRHSKASPEYLSSVEFRNTLGHCLTRAQAHRSKTFVYINELCTVLKQHAAKKRQVVTKVETDPCTAAAVAFQSTSPLPKSNDAGLKGEGDTMNVTADNTLLSPSGLQKNSEDVNEEQKMDKRTKKTSRKQIAYLENLLKMYNDEIHRLQKSELSLDDLDLEDSSFVQENKLKRKLMKIYEKLCELKGCSTLTGRVIEHRIAYSSTRYPEINKRIERFINSPEAQRNPPDYQDILQQMLRTNERYNLCLSRKQLNQMAKEAFREVGTRIQDRRHLDLVYNFGSHLTDTYKPASDPALLDSSLLRKLRSNREVSVSRLEEVISKYANKQEDTEELERKRRQEKKEKGDSKSEKEGKKEVNGVEEQQKEEEEEDEEEDDEEDNSSDPDIEEEIQASAQQDGPDEDNEDEDDNSSSQLCNGASNNGHTGEAFGNVSAGDDESLPDDQEPVTSAVSPFSSESKSQKSPLSDVPSPGCSPGHPESMQTPKPPSNCPVVESEELVESPCVGPEITPVAENGAALPLSPEVVVDKCCGRSCNGTSPPPLSPRVSSSHKRKREPAAPDSPQTADDSEVEIPLDMGVSCSGSPQQVESIQANAASPQLTPPPKRNKVNVATQCDPEEVIVLSDSE